The Streptomyces sp. NBC_00344 genome includes a window with the following:
- a CDS encoding phosphoribosylaminoimidazolesuccinocarboxamide synthase, producing MSGFVEKPDAVQVPGLVHLHTGKVRDLYQNEAGDLVMVASDRISAYDWVLPTEIPDKGRVLTQLSLWWFDQIADLAPHHVISTELPAGAPADWAGRTLICKSLRMVPVECVARGYLTGSGLLEYNANRTVCGLALPEGLTDGSQLPAPIFTPATKAAVGDHDENVSYEDVARQVGAETAADVRRATLDVYGRASDIARERGIILADTKFEFGYEGDQLIIADEVLTPDSSRFWPAATWEPGHPQPSYDKQYVRDWLTSDASGWDRHSEQPPPPLPQHIVDATRGKYVEAYELLTGLPWS from the coding sequence GTGTCCGGATTCGTAGAAAAGCCCGATGCCGTCCAGGTGCCGGGCCTGGTGCACCTGCACACCGGCAAGGTGCGCGATCTGTACCAGAACGAGGCGGGCGACCTCGTGATGGTCGCCAGCGACCGCATCTCCGCGTACGACTGGGTGCTGCCCACCGAGATCCCCGACAAGGGGCGGGTGCTGACTCAGTTGTCGCTCTGGTGGTTCGACCAGATCGCGGACCTCGCGCCGCACCATGTCATCTCCACCGAGCTCCCGGCCGGGGCCCCCGCCGACTGGGCGGGCCGCACCCTGATCTGCAAGTCGCTGCGGATGGTCCCGGTGGAGTGCGTCGCGCGCGGCTACCTCACCGGCTCCGGCCTGCTGGAGTACAACGCGAACCGCACGGTGTGCGGCCTCGCGCTGCCCGAAGGCCTGACCGACGGCTCGCAGCTCCCCGCGCCGATCTTCACCCCGGCCACCAAGGCGGCTGTCGGCGACCACGACGAGAACGTGAGTTACGAGGACGTGGCCCGGCAAGTGGGTGCCGAGACCGCCGCCGATGTGCGCAGGGCGACGCTCGACGTGTACGGCCGGGCCAGTGACATCGCGCGGGAGCGGGGCATCATCCTCGCCGACACGAAGTTCGAGTTCGGCTACGAAGGCGATCAACTGATCATCGCCGACGAGGTGTTGACCCCGGACTCATCGCGCTTCTGGCCGGCTGCCACCTGGGAGCCGGGCCACCCGCAGCCTTCGTACGACAAGCAGTACGTCCGCGACTGGCTGACATCGGATGCCTCGGGCTGGGACCGGCACAGCGAGCAGCCGCCGCCCCCGCTCCCGCAGCACATCGTGGACGCGACCCGTGGCAAGTACGTGGAGGCCTACGAGCTGCTGACCGGTCTGCCCTGGTCGTAG
- a CDS encoding response regulator transcription factor, giving the protein MSGSVPAPRPVSGSAGAPVRILLADDEHLIRGALAALLGLEDDLAVVAEAASGPEALAMARAHRPDVAILDLEMPGADGVSVATSLRSELPECRCMIVTSHGRPGHLKRALAAGVRGFVPKTVSAQRLAEIIRTVQSGGRYVDPELAADAISAGDSPLTVREVEVLELAADGAPIAEIAARASLSQGTVRNYLSSAASKLNAENRHAAVRLARQRGWV; this is encoded by the coding sequence ATGAGCGGATCCGTGCCCGCGCCACGACCCGTGTCCGGCTCGGCGGGCGCACCCGTGCGGATCCTGCTCGCCGATGACGAACACCTCATCCGGGGCGCGCTGGCCGCCCTGCTCGGGCTCGAGGACGATCTGGCGGTGGTCGCCGAGGCGGCATCCGGGCCCGAGGCCCTCGCCATGGCACGGGCCCACCGGCCCGATGTGGCCATACTCGATCTGGAGATGCCGGGGGCGGACGGTGTGAGTGTGGCCACATCACTGCGCAGCGAACTCCCGGAGTGCCGCTGCATGATCGTCACCAGTCATGGGCGCCCCGGTCATCTGAAAAGAGCCCTTGCGGCCGGGGTGCGGGGCTTCGTGCCCAAGACCGTCTCCGCGCAGCGGCTGGCGGAGATCATCAGGACCGTGCAGTCCGGCGGGCGCTATGTGGACCCGGAGTTGGCGGCCGATGCGATCTCGGCAGGGGATTCGCCGCTGACCGTCCGGGAGGTGGAGGTACTGGAACTCGCGGCGGACGGCGCCCCCATCGCGGAGATCGCCGCGCGCGCCTCGCTGTCGCAGGGCACAGTGCGGAACTACCTGTCGTCCGCCGCGTCGAAGCTCAACGCCGAGAACCGCCATGCCGCGGTGCGTCTCGCGCGGCAGCGGGGTTGGGTATAG
- a CDS encoding sensor histidine kinase — MAALTWVRGWRGRGGIGQMDLYTRGTLYFLLWSAAAAQVMFSLTEPVRHSGAPAALIVACCLLAVAQGVCGQTLLARGLHTYLGGCAVPRRLVAVGVTLLVTDLVAVVTLTVTAGMNTVPMASVLLTAPAVPFTMAHVLVVRPGSSVLVHLAAVTALCTAVAALGGDTGLVTSCLVTQICLAGWFAVTVRVSAWSLNVMWKLQQAKDVQARLAVAEERLRFGRDLHDVMGRNLAVIALKSELAVGLARRGRPEAVEQMAEVQRLAQESQREVREVVRGYREADLGVELDGARGVLEAAGIECEVSGSADGLSADVQSALGWVVREAATNVLRHGDARRCGIRVSRSATDARLTVDNDGSADASADGDAGSGLAGLRERLSALGGTMTAGPAGGGRFLLTAEVPLAAVRKRPDDGEGPGTLQDKGALA; from the coding sequence ATGGCTGCGCTGACGTGGGTGCGGGGCTGGCGCGGACGCGGCGGGATCGGCCAGATGGACCTCTACACCCGGGGAACGCTGTACTTCCTGCTCTGGTCGGCGGCCGCCGCGCAGGTGATGTTCTCGCTGACCGAACCGGTGCGGCACTCCGGGGCACCGGCTGCGCTGATCGTCGCCTGCTGTCTGCTGGCCGTGGCACAGGGGGTCTGCGGACAGACCTTGCTCGCCCGCGGTCTCCACACCTATCTGGGCGGCTGTGCGGTGCCCCGGCGTCTTGTCGCCGTGGGAGTCACGCTGCTGGTGACGGATCTGGTCGCGGTGGTGACGCTGACCGTGACCGCGGGGATGAACACGGTCCCGATGGCCTCGGTGCTGCTGACCGCGCCCGCGGTGCCGTTCACCATGGCGCATGTGCTGGTGGTGCGGCCGGGCAGCTCGGTCCTGGTGCACCTGGCCGCGGTGACGGCTCTGTGCACCGCCGTTGCCGCGCTCGGCGGGGACACCGGCCTGGTGACGAGCTGCCTGGTCACGCAGATCTGCCTGGCCGGCTGGTTCGCCGTCACCGTCCGGGTCTCGGCCTGGTCGCTGAATGTGATGTGGAAGCTCCAGCAGGCCAAGGACGTCCAGGCGCGGCTCGCGGTCGCCGAGGAACGGCTCCGGTTCGGCCGGGATCTGCACGATGTGATGGGGCGCAACCTCGCGGTCATCGCGCTCAAGAGCGAGCTGGCGGTGGGTCTGGCGCGGCGCGGACGGCCGGAGGCCGTGGAGCAGATGGCCGAGGTGCAGCGCCTCGCCCAGGAGTCGCAGCGGGAGGTGCGTGAGGTGGTGCGGGGATACCGGGAGGCCGATCTCGGCGTGGAGCTCGACGGGGCGCGGGGGGTGCTGGAGGCGGCGGGGATCGAGTGCGAGGTCAGCGGCTCGGCGGACGGGCTCTCGGCTGATGTGCAGTCGGCGCTCGGCTGGGTGGTCCGGGAGGCAGCCACCAATGTGCTGCGGCACGGGGATGCCAGGAGATGTGGCATCAGGGTGTCGAGATCGGCGACCGACGCCAGGCTCACGGTCGACAACGACGGGTCGGCGGACGCCTCGGCGGATGGCGACGCGGGCTCCGGACTCGCCGGGCTGCGGGAGAGACTCTCCGCACTCGGCGGCACCATGACGGCGGGGCCGGCCGGGGGCGGGCGGTTTCTCCTGACCGCGGAGGTGCCGCTGGCAGCCGTGCGGAAGCGTCCCGACGACGGGGAGGGGCCTGGCACCCTCCAGGACAAAGGGGCCCTCGCATGA
- a CDS encoding ABC transporter permease: MNPVRTIRTGRMPRRVGTDTLSSGRMAALARAELTLLGRSKASLFTMLVLPVSMTLVFSSTTDQQTLDKAGLTAGTVLLPGAVGFGLLFAVYNGVVGVLVVRREQLVLKRLRTGEVRDVEILAGASLPSVVIGLVQCVVLSAGCAVAFGMGLPPAPWLMAVGVVLGVVMLTALGAATAGVTKSAEAAQLTVIPMLLLSMAGSGVAVPLETFPGNIAAACELLPLTPVVELVRGAWTGQMSGADVLGHVLTAVAWTALAVLAVRRWFRWEPRR; this comes from the coding sequence ATGAACCCGGTACGGACGATACGGACAGGGCGGATGCCGCGCCGGGTGGGGACGGACACGCTCAGCAGCGGCCGGATGGCCGCACTGGCCCGCGCCGAGCTGACCCTGCTCGGGCGCAGCAAGGCCTCGCTCTTCACCATGCTGGTGCTCCCCGTCTCGATGACCCTCGTGTTCTCGTCGACGACAGATCAGCAGACCCTCGACAAAGCAGGACTCACGGCAGGCACGGTGCTGCTGCCGGGAGCCGTCGGATTCGGGCTGCTCTTCGCCGTCTACAACGGCGTGGTCGGGGTGCTGGTGGTGCGCCGGGAGCAGTTGGTGCTCAAGCGGCTCCGTACCGGAGAGGTGCGGGACGTCGAGATCCTCGCCGGGGCATCACTGCCTTCGGTCGTCATCGGGCTGGTGCAGTGCGTGGTGCTGTCCGCGGGCTGTGCGGTGGCCTTCGGCATGGGGCTGCCGCCTGCACCCTGGCTGATGGCCGTGGGCGTGGTGCTGGGGGTGGTGATGCTGACCGCCCTGGGCGCGGCAACCGCGGGGGTCACCAAGTCCGCCGAGGCCGCCCAGCTGACCGTGATACCGATGCTGCTCCTCTCAATGGCCGGATCAGGGGTGGCTGTCCCGCTGGAGACCTTCCCCGGCAACATCGCGGCCGCCTGCGAATTGCTGCCGCTCACCCCGGTGGTGGAGCTGGTGCGCGGTGCCTGGACCGGACAGATGTCCGGGGCCGATGTCCTGGGTCATGTGCTGACGGCGGTGGCCTGGACGGCGCTCGCGGTGTTGGCTGTACGACGGTGGTTCCGCTGGGAACCCCGGCGTTGA
- a CDS encoding ABC transporter ATP-binding protein — protein sequence MTDVIEAEDLRRSYAGGFEAVSGISFSVAAGELFALLGTNGAGKTSTVELLEGLARPTAGRVRVLGHDPYAERAAVRPRTGVMLQEGGFPPDLTVAETVRMWAGCTSGARPVPEALEMVRLGGRSDVRVKQLSGGEKRRLDLAMALLGRPEVLFLDEPTTGLDAEGRRETWELVRELRDGGTTVLLTTHYLEEAEELADRLAILHEGRIAAEGRVDEVVAEQPAQISFTLPEGFTAADLPPLGPYLGTTGEIRLRTSDLQRSATELLVWARDRDVELYGLDVRSASLEEAFLGIARKQEVTR from the coding sequence ATGACAGATGTGATCGAGGCCGAAGATCTGCGGCGCAGCTACGCGGGAGGGTTCGAGGCCGTCTCCGGGATCTCCTTCTCGGTGGCCGCGGGCGAGCTCTTCGCCCTGCTCGGGACGAACGGCGCGGGCAAGACCTCCACAGTGGAGCTGCTCGAAGGCCTTGCCCGGCCGACCGCGGGCCGGGTGCGCGTGCTCGGCCACGACCCGTACGCAGAACGCGCCGCCGTGAGACCGCGGACCGGAGTGATGCTCCAGGAGGGCGGGTTCCCGCCGGATCTGACGGTCGCCGAGACCGTCAGGATGTGGGCGGGCTGCACCAGCGGTGCCCGCCCGGTCCCCGAAGCCCTGGAGATGGTCCGCCTCGGCGGCCGCTCGGACGTACGGGTGAAACAGCTGTCCGGCGGCGAGAAGCGGCGCCTCGATCTGGCGATGGCGTTGCTCGGCCGGCCCGAAGTCCTCTTCCTCGACGAGCCGACGACCGGCCTGGATGCCGAAGGGCGCCGGGAGACCTGGGAGTTGGTCCGCGAACTGCGCGACGGGGGCACGACGGTCCTGCTGACCACGCACTACCTCGAGGAGGCAGAGGAACTCGCCGACCGTCTGGCGATTCTGCACGAGGGGCGGATCGCCGCCGAGGGACGGGTGGACGAGGTGGTGGCCGAACAGCCCGCGCAGATCTCGTTCACGCTGCCCGAAGGGTTCACCGCCGCGGACCTGCCGCCGCTCGGCCCCTATCTCGGCACCACAGGGGAGATACGGCTCAGGACCTCCGACCTCCAGCGGTCCGCAACCGAGCTCCTGGTGTGGGCCAGGGACAGGGACGTGGAGCTGTACGGACTGGATGTGCGGTCCGCCTCCCTGGAGGAGGCGTTCCTGGGAATCGCACGGAAACAGGAGGTCACCCGATGA
- a CDS encoding histone-like nucleoid-structuring protein Lsr2, whose protein sequence is MAQRVVVTLSDDIDGGEAAETVTFGLDGKSYEIDLNTANAKKLRKSLAPFLEAGRKRSKSGKAYRHTAVAPDPAAVRAWARSNKMDVPARGRIPKKVYEAFNAAG, encoded by the coding sequence GTGGCTCAGCGAGTAGTGGTCACGCTCTCCGACGACATCGACGGCGGGGAAGCGGCGGAAACGGTCACCTTCGGCCTCGACGGAAAGTCGTACGAGATCGACCTCAATACCGCCAATGCAAAGAAACTGCGCAAGTCGCTGGCCCCGTTCCTGGAGGCGGGCCGAAAGCGGTCGAAGTCCGGCAAGGCCTACCGGCACACCGCGGTGGCGCCGGATCCGGCGGCCGTCCGTGCCTGGGCACGGTCCAACAAGATGGACGTACCGGCCCGCGGGCGGATCCCAAAGAAGGTCTACGAGGCGTTCAACGCGGCGGGCTGA
- the purS gene encoding phosphoribosylformylglycinamidine synthase subunit PurS: MARVVVDVMLKPEILDPQGQAVQRALPRLGFDGIADVRQGKRFELEVDGPVDDAALVRINELAETFLANTVIENFTVKVEEEK; encoded by the coding sequence GTGGCACGCGTCGTAGTCGACGTCATGCTCAAGCCGGAGATCCTCGACCCGCAGGGACAGGCGGTGCAGCGTGCACTGCCCCGTCTCGGCTTCGATGGAATCGCCGACGTACGTCAGGGAAAGCGTTTCGAGCTCGAGGTCGATGGGCCGGTCGATGACGCCGCCCTCGTCCGTATCAATGAGCTGGCCGAAACGTTCCTCGCCAACACCGTCATCGAGAACTTCACCGTGAAGGTGGAGGAGGAGAAGTGA
- the purQ gene encoding phosphoribosylformylglycinamidine synthase subunit PurQ, which yields MTARIGVVTFPGTLDDRDALRAVRVAGAEPVSLWHRDKGLQQVDAVVLAGGFSYGDYLRAGAISRFSPVMATIIEQAKAGLPVLGICNGFQILTESHLLPGAMLRNNHLHFICRDQKLRVENAGTAWTADYSAGQEISVPLKNIDGRYVADECVLDELEAEGRVAFRYLDGNPNGSLRDIAGITNAAGNVVGLMPHPEHAVEPLIGTGRTDGLGFFTSILKKLVNA from the coding sequence GTGACTGCCCGTATCGGAGTCGTCACTTTTCCCGGCACCCTCGACGACCGGGACGCCCTGCGTGCCGTGCGCGTCGCGGGGGCCGAGCCGGTTTCGCTCTGGCATCGCGACAAGGGCCTCCAGCAGGTCGACGCGGTCGTCCTCGCCGGTGGTTTCTCCTACGGCGACTATCTGCGGGCCGGAGCCATCTCCCGCTTCTCGCCGGTGATGGCGACGATCATCGAGCAGGCGAAGGCCGGTCTGCCGGTTCTCGGTATCTGCAACGGTTTCCAGATCCTCACCGAGTCGCATTTGCTGCCGGGCGCGATGCTCCGCAACAACCATCTGCACTTCATCTGCCGCGACCAGAAGCTGCGCGTCGAGAATGCCGGGACCGCGTGGACCGCCGATTACTCGGCCGGCCAGGAGATCTCGGTACCTCTCAAGAACATCGACGGCCGGTACGTCGCCGACGAGTGTGTCCTCGACGAGCTCGAGGCCGAGGGCCGGGTGGCCTTCCGGTATCTCGACGGCAATCCGAACGGGTCGCTGCGCGACATCGCAGGCATCACCAACGCGGCAGGCAATGTCGTCGGTCTGATGCCGCACCCCGAGCACGCAGTCGAGCCGCTGATCGGTACGGGGCGTACCGACGGCCTCGGATTCTTCACCTCGATCCTGAAGAAGCTGGTCAACGCATGA
- the purL gene encoding phosphoribosylformylglycinamidine synthase subunit PurL — MSLDTVKHASRTPDAEQPWKELGLKEDEYTRIREILGRRPTGAELAMYSVMWSEHCSYKSSKVHLKQFGDKVPENDAMLVGIGENAGVVDVGQGYAVTFKVESHNHPSYIEPYQGAATGVGGIVRDILAMGARPVAVVDPLRFGAADHPDTKRVLPGVVAGIGGYGNCLGLPNIGGEVVFDACYQGNPLVNAGCIGVMKHEDIHLAKASGTGNKVILYGARTGGDGIGGVSVLASETFDATGPAKRPAVQVGDPFQEKLLIECTLEIFSEKLVAGIQDLGGAGLSCATSELASAGSGGMRVELDTVPLRDSSLSPEEILMSESQERMCAIVEPGKTERFLEICEKWDVIATVIGEVTEGSQLEIFWHGEQIVDVPPRSVAHEGPTYHRPFARPDWQDALQADDAGRLPRPADSAELREQVLKLVASPNQASKAWITDQYDRFVQGNTVLAMPEDAGMVRIDEKSNLGVTMATDGNGRYAKLDPYTGAQLALAEAYRNVATTGAKPLAISDCLNFGSPEDPAVMWQFAEATRGLADGCLELGTPVTGGNVSLYNQTGDTAIHPTPVVAVLGVIDDVTRRTPMAFAEEGQLLYLLGDTREEFGGSAWSQVVHDHLGGLPPRVDLGREKLLADILISASRDGMVDAAHDLSDGGLIQAVTESCLRGGRGARLVVPDGLDAFTFLFSESAGRAVVAIPRSEELRFNDMCGARGLPVTRIGVVDGTDIEVQGEFTLPLAELREAHEATIPALLA, encoded by the coding sequence ATGAGTCTCGACACCGTCAAGCACGCATCCCGGACGCCGGACGCCGAGCAGCCCTGGAAGGAACTCGGCCTCAAGGAGGACGAGTACACCAGGATCCGCGAGATCCTCGGCCGCCGTCCGACCGGAGCCGAGCTGGCCATGTACTCCGTGATGTGGTCCGAGCACTGCTCCTACAAGAGCAGCAAGGTGCACCTCAAGCAGTTCGGCGACAAGGTCCCCGAGAACGACGCGATGCTCGTCGGGATCGGTGAGAACGCCGGTGTGGTGGACGTCGGCCAGGGATATGCGGTCACCTTCAAGGTCGAGTCGCACAACCACCCCTCCTACATCGAGCCCTACCAGGGCGCGGCCACCGGCGTCGGCGGCATCGTCCGCGACATCCTCGCCATGGGCGCCCGTCCGGTCGCCGTGGTCGACCCGCTGCGCTTCGGCGCTGCCGACCACCCCGACACCAAGCGGGTGCTGCCGGGTGTCGTCGCGGGGATCGGCGGTTACGGAAACTGCCTGGGCCTGCCGAACATCGGCGGTGAGGTCGTCTTCGACGCCTGCTATCAGGGAAACCCGCTGGTCAACGCCGGCTGCATCGGCGTGATGAAGCACGAGGACATCCACCTCGCGAAGGCTTCGGGGACCGGCAACAAGGTCATCCTGTACGGGGCCCGCACCGGCGGTGACGGCATCGGCGGCGTCTCGGTCCTGGCATCCGAGACTTTCGATGCGACCGGCCCGGCCAAGCGTCCTGCCGTCCAGGTCGGTGACCCCTTCCAGGAGAAGCTGCTCATCGAGTGCACCCTGGAGATCTTCAGCGAGAAGCTGGTCGCGGGCATCCAGGACCTCGGCGGCGCGGGTCTCTCCTGTGCCACGAGCGAGCTGGCGAGCGCCGGCTCCGGCGGTATGCGCGTCGAGCTGGACACCGTTCCGCTCCGTGACTCCTCCCTCTCGCCCGAGGAGATCCTCATGAGCGAGTCGCAGGAGCGCATGTGCGCGATCGTCGAGCCCGGCAAGACCGAGCGCTTCCTGGAGATCTGCGAGAAGTGGGATGTCATCGCCACCGTGATCGGTGAGGTGACCGAGGGCTCGCAGCTGGAGATCTTCTGGCACGGTGAGCAGATCGTGGACGTACCGCCGCGGTCCGTGGCCCACGAGGGCCCGACGTACCACCGGCCGTTCGCCCGCCCCGACTGGCAGGACGCGCTGCAGGCCGACGACGCGGGCAGGCTTCCGCGCCCGGCCGATTCGGCCGAGCTGCGGGAGCAGGTGCTGAAGCTGGTCGCCTCGCCGAACCAGGCGTCGAAGGCATGGATCACCGACCAGTACGACCGTTTCGTGCAGGGCAACACGGTGCTCGCGATGCCCGAGGACGCGGGCATGGTCAGGATCGACGAGAAGTCGAACCTTGGTGTGACGATGGCGACGGACGGCAACGGCCGTTACGCCAAGCTCGACCCCTACACGGGTGCGCAGCTGGCCCTCGCCGAGGCGTACCGCAATGTCGCCACGACCGGCGCCAAGCCGCTGGCCATCTCCGACTGCCTGAACTTCGGTTCGCCCGAGGACCCGGCTGTGATGTGGCAGTTCGCGGAGGCCACCCGCGGTCTCGCGGACGGCTGCCTGGAGCTGGGCACCCCGGTCACCGGCGGCAATGTCTCGCTCTACAACCAGACAGGTGACACCGCGATCCACCCGACGCCGGTCGTGGCGGTCCTCGGCGTGATCGACGACGTCACCCGCCGTACGCCGATGGCCTTCGCCGAAGAGGGCCAGCTGCTCTACCTGCTCGGCGACACCCGCGAGGAGTTCGGCGGCTCGGCCTGGTCCCAGGTCGTCCACGACCACCTCGGCGGACTGCCGCCCAGGGTGGACCTGGGCCGCGAGAAGCTGCTCGCGGACATCCTGATCTCGGCGTCCCGCGACGGCATGGTCGATGCCGCGCACGACCTGTCCGACGGTGGTCTGATCCAGGCCGTCACCGAGTCCTGCCTGCGCGGCGGCAGGGGCGCACGGCTGGTCGTCCCGGACGGGCTGGACGCGTTCACCTTCCTGTTCTCCGAGTCCGCGGGCCGGGCCGTCGTCGCGATCCCGCGCAGTGAGGAGCTCCGCTTCAACGACATGTGCGGAGCCCGGGGGCTGCCGGTGACGCGTATCGGTGTGGTGGACGGCACGGACATCGAGGTCCAGGGCGAGTTCACCCTGCCGCTCGCCGAGCTGCGCGAGGCTCACGAGGCGACGATCCCGGCGCTGCTCGCCTGA
- a CDS encoding DUF805 domain-containing protein: MHWYLDVLKNYAGFSGRARRQEYWMYTLFNILAVIVVAIVSFVLFHNGLLVAVYYLAVLLPTLAVMVRRLHDTGKSGWWFFISLVPFVGGIILLVFLASEGERQPNAHGADPKAVPAYGQTPAY; encoded by the coding sequence GTGCACTGGTATCTCGATGTGCTCAAGAACTACGCGGGCTTCAGCGGGCGCGCGCGGCGCCAGGAATACTGGATGTACACGCTGTTCAACATCCTCGCCGTCATCGTCGTGGCGATCGTGTCCTTCGTGCTCTTCCACAACGGTCTGCTCGTCGCCGTCTACTACCTCGCGGTGCTGCTGCCGACCCTCGCCGTGATGGTGCGACGGCTGCACGACACCGGGAAGTCCGGCTGGTGGTTCTTCATCAGCCTGGTCCCGTTCGTGGGCGGCATCATTCTGCTCGTCTTCCTCGCGTCCGAGGGTGAGCGCCAGCCCAACGCGCACGGCGCGGACCCGAAGGCAGTGCCTGCGTACGGACAGACTCCGGCCTACTGA
- a CDS encoding maleylpyruvate isomerase family mycothiol-dependent enzyme, whose translation MPPTRKRARRYDPAVTRGAVLAQFDHVRQAVATLTPDRLALPTRLGDWTVRELAAHLTMGVDAVSRHLDEAAQDGGTPAGPVPGLREITLLEWTAATAPAAGRISEDTKGLAASAGARELFDRAAARITERLPGASDDLLLPGRVGAMRLGDYLVTRCVELVVHTDDLNHATGLEVPFDRRALAACTRLLADALAVKAPGASTEVRIPPYAVVQCIEGPRHTRGTPPNVVETDPLTWIRLATGRTRWSAAVEDAQVAASGERADLSDLLPVMG comes from the coding sequence ATGCCGCCCACCCGGAAACGCGCCCGCCGTTACGACCCCGCCGTCACCCGTGGCGCGGTCCTCGCCCAGTTCGACCACGTGCGGCAGGCGGTCGCCACCCTCACCCCCGACCGGCTCGCCCTGCCCACCCGGCTCGGCGACTGGACCGTACGGGAGCTGGCCGCCCATCTCACCATGGGCGTCGATGCCGTCAGCCGGCATCTCGACGAGGCGGCGCAGGACGGCGGAACACCGGCGGGGCCTGTGCCCGGCCTGCGGGAGATCACCCTGCTGGAATGGACGGCCGCCACCGCCCCGGCGGCCGGCCGCATCTCGGAGGACACCAAGGGCCTCGCGGCGAGCGCCGGTGCGCGGGAGCTCTTCGACCGAGCGGCGGCGCGTATCACCGAGCGGCTGCCCGGCGCGTCGGACGATCTGCTGCTTCCGGGGCGGGTGGGCGCCATGCGGCTCGGCGACTACCTGGTCACCCGCTGTGTGGAGCTGGTCGTGCACACCGACGACCTGAACCACGCCACCGGGCTCGAGGTGCCGTTCGACCGGCGGGCCCTCGCCGCCTGCACCCGGCTGCTGGCCGACGCGCTGGCGGTGAAGGCGCCGGGGGCGTCGACCGAGGTGCGGATTCCGCCGTATGCCGTCGTCCAGTGCATCGAGGGCCCCCGGCACACCCGGGGCACCCCGCCCAACGTCGTCGAGACCGATCCGCTCACCTGGATCCGCCTCGCCACCGGGCGTACCCGGTGGAGTGCGGCGGTGGAGGACGCACAGGTCGCGGCGAGCGGGGAGCGAGCCGATCTCTCGGATCTGCTGCCGGTCATGGGCTGA
- a CDS encoding META domain-containing protein, producing the protein MTVAALAVLALAACGAEKGTPGSSSSVVPDVPLSGTDWRVDSVTVDGKRVPAPHGADVSFTGGRVSGSSGCNHFSAPASVKGDTLTVGHSTSTLIGCPKNIQEYERALLRTVRGKLTAQLDDGKLTLRAPDGDHVVLGSRPAAPLTGTRWKVTSLVEGGTASSLPQGTAGKARLTFGKDGTVRGNLGCNRVSGMAKVTKGTITFGHLTTTRMACRGPAMTLERQLLKLLHGPVRYEIQQRVLTLRTPGRSGIDATA; encoded by the coding sequence ATGACCGTCGCCGCCCTGGCCGTCCTCGCCCTGGCCGCCTGCGGCGCGGAAAAAGGAACCCCCGGCTCCAGCAGCTCGGTCGTGCCGGATGTGCCGCTGTCCGGCACCGACTGGCGCGTCGACAGCGTGACCGTGGACGGAAAGCGGGTACCGGCCCCGCACGGCGCGGATGTCTCGTTCACGGGCGGCCGGGTGAGCGGCTCGTCCGGCTGCAACCACTTCAGCGCCCCGGCCTCGGTGAAGGGCGACACCCTCACCGTCGGTCACAGCACCTCCACCCTCATCGGCTGCCCGAAGAACATCCAGGAGTACGAGAGGGCGCTGCTCAGGACCGTCAGGGGCAAGCTCACCGCACAGCTCGACGACGGGAAGCTCACCCTGAGGGCACCGGACGGCGATCACGTCGTACTCGGTTCCCGGCCGGCCGCGCCGCTCACCGGCACCCGGTGGAAGGTGACCTCGCTCGTCGAAGGGGGCACCGCCTCGTCCCTCCCGCAGGGCACCGCGGGGAAAGCCCGTCTCACCTTCGGCAAGGACGGAACGGTCCGCGGGAACCTGGGCTGCAACCGGGTCAGCGGTATGGCAAAGGTCACGAAGGGGACGATCACCTTCGGGCACCTCACCACCACCCGGATGGCGTGCCGCGGCCCGGCCATGACCTTGGAGAGGCAGCTGCTCAAGCTGCTGCACGGGCCCGTCAGGTACGAAATCCAGCAGCGCGTGCTGACCCTCAGGACACCAGGCCGCAGTGGAATCGACGCCACCGCATAG